A portion of the Anabas testudineus chromosome 22, fAnaTes1.2, whole genome shotgun sequence genome contains these proteins:
- the si:ch73-242m19.1 gene encoding uncharacterized protein si:ch73-242m19.1 → MQELRLLSFSACCSRTRRRSAMCDVYRVSSSVKVEQMEAELSRQLSALRVEIEENGLPQGAEPSKSYSSVPPPKDISSFRAEREHALRRGLQVAEALPVHSQADVMLTELESCLSLEYTPDSLPPLLHQFFTDRSYHLAQIKYLLMLRWRRFCRHSSVIEKLYPHYKDQVSYLTAEYEDAVQRARRLSASREKILTGRGNTANLLTEGDVVIYLHWLICHLHSVQTIHNFLRVLHYIPASERKGEEFQPPVIKEKNRQADGLADIVPLHSVNREEFLAELNALITYFQLSYDTEKLRTTADEMELFSTVWREFRTIFTQQEQMTTFPQCDSAEVKESHWGRRGASTALRVEASWIPFIQVKPRRDPWQQKLNVKLKEKKCVDELLKLHCRFIQVHDLLHVAAALKEHAAHVGNLHPTRTSSVSHSWSTKQQRISEIWTSIYNATSSNQESHDQLFRFRDRGGQDKGEFSLKSQTSNEGYSFEDSLHVLGLDDSLEEGSSNPILTRGAYLSLIYLRHLKLRRLQRISLGLLNYLRSVERTLTFELAGLQLQEGELCSTAKETGWMNAARGGRGEAGGLGSVQYSHNTPVDYNVRCSEFMEFADVENLHDFYSYEEQFIHTQDHRGFYIMYDAALKDLEELKNELLLVGSHFIQRNQIMKMGKHESVSNSREDIQSWAGADIDRVAVLLDLWTCETEFLENKVQLLNCYYEAYQHAAGAEERFALARVITDIMHSRPQLDLNQDYFVQAYRAEISCLQSHRQLIKDILDNQIEKQRQYLQRIWRDDRKGSSRDYGLLPNYIPKHLVSLGGSSPALMNVFLLEVHPSLSLAAAVYHGLIQAHTELCQLHQVTNVSNKLNLRQKLLQQALHTWNNLASVGVFYSPQIQKDLFSDLFFEDPILVQKVGQRSSTEEEDMNQGRVEIFSKLLELVTVRHRLLESASETAHLAQIYRNVASELGFDEFHLYLRPVQFEVAEQKTPKEQSPVFITAILEDDSSVDRFTPSHLPLSIQELDENHIWRFSFSSEEAVINLMNKQSIENLQVTLACQVTQKNALISAVKLASLCYWAGNMRTSAESRDSDGDLKSPTRFDSKPGSDTNNLQEDASLPRGSTRTPTTTKERLMEAFVSIQLEKVGVRDEMLNSFMKKKQAMGGLLKTPEEAAKIKRGLIIDFLKKFTTQISQYCVRAQIVAYYYSLMSLLDDIPSIRRSHFVIGQAAEPKVILDPGVDVHPNPRSFQRRPQQLMSEDGRTLINLWFIPHFSEVLHMFKTQDVLVCAEALHHTLQIVSGLHDIICYLVSFSRLGNTENLCSCQRRQSAPCSHLAADWGGSEGIGAELLAIQRQIEHLSDPSNPESVGGLLQLRRQVLLLQFDTAVRHLIREAFLSSGDIASYQSVSDNMATALPLLSDSIQTDVFSLTLPVPQPLETQSCRAQTMYPWRSFIARSRLLPLHVWDVPPIEYCMQLCLSGLSDRSRLQANAAILGVSLLMEDVLNSGRDAEPVHLDGNKHELLHDVKPNEGDKNQKACASNTSPSLQDPVRVQSVLKGFLLLMKQLQVFKENWARTHLGVEVFSTARVYQQFVKLYRAEIFYPSMKALAQHMGKERDYEILISGSQSLLPPPGASDVDVKAWQLHKLLESTECDMIREVQRRINRELTLVVAERTRQDTRLPTELWKKVPLKHSLSLERPQIVEMFMKQLMDGAEEAEGQVEQLSNDSNVSLQLKEDVHELNLENSRLVALICKLKALSRWRQVVREEKLYRQLLQTQQREITSRTEALRVKMTSEEKVVVQQKELDVARQMLTSCQAECSSTKRLLSRKTEELRVVRHQSAQEARSRQELDSYRVQNLEQMRADVEDRDRQLRELSEQLDRGSRVHQLQRQRSAKEIRQVRGRLHEERCIKQEAFQQLDKLKNQANDVEAAFSRCTSTTGQSRTYYTLSVSRLSTRSPSAGLRRASQQQSALQLGSITNYTAPQEFATEPRHQRAETGRSRSNTRIDRAKAVSEPERHSRAFFNEFK, encoded by the exons ATGCAGGAATTGAGATTGCTGAG tttctCCGCGTGTTGCTCCAGAACTAGACGAAGGTCTGCCATGTGTGACGTGTACagagtttcctcctctgtcaaaGTGGAGCAGATGGAAGCGGAGCTGTCGCGTCAGCTGTCGGCACTCAGGGTAGAAATCGAGGAGAATGGATTACCACAGGGAGCAGAGCCCTCCAAGTCATACAG ttctgtTCCACCTCCAAAAGATATTTCCTCCTTCCgtgcagagagagaacatgCACTGAGGAGAGGTCTGCAG GTGGCTGAAGCTTTGCCGGTTCACTCTCAGGCTGACGTGATGCTGACGGAGCTGGAGAGCTGCTTGAGTCTAGAGTACACCCCTGATAGTCTGCCTCCTCTCCTGCACCAG TTCTTTACAGACCGATCGTATCACTTGGCTCAGATAAAATACCTGCTCATGCTGAGATGGAGGAGATTTTGTCGCCACAGCAGCGTCATTGAGAAACTTTATCCTCATTACAAG GACCAGGTTTCATATTTGACTGCTGAGTATGAGGATGCTGTTCAGAGAGCTCGCAGGCTGTCGGCAAGCAGAGAGAAGATCCTGACCGGCCGAGGAAACACCGCCAACCTGCTTACTGAGGGCGATGTTGTCATTTACCTCCACTGGCTCATCTGCCACCTTCACTCAGTTCAGACGATTCACAACTTCCTCAGG GTGCTGCACTACATACCAGCCAGTGAGAGGAAAGGTGAAGAATTTCAACCACCAGTCATAAAGGAGAAGAATAGACAAGCTGATG GACTGGCTGACATCGTTCCCCTGCACTCTGTTAACCGGGAGGAGTTTCTAGCTGAACTGAACGCATTGATCACCTATTTCCAGCTGTCGTACGACACAGAAAAACTCAGGACTACTGCGGATGAGATGGAGTTGTTCAGCACG GTGTGGAGAGAGTTCAGAACAATCTTCACACAACAAGAGCAGATGACAACATTTCCTCAGTGCGACAGTGCAGAGGTCAAAGAGAGCCACTGGGGCAGGAGAGGTGCAAGCACGGCCCTGAGGGTGGAGGCCTCCTGGATCCCTTTCATTCAG GTGAAACCCAGACGGGATCCGTGGCAGCAAAAGCTCAACGTGaagctgaaggaaaagaaatgtgtcgacgagctgctgaagctgcactgCAGGTTTATCCAG GTTCATGATCTGCTCCATGTTGCTGCAGCTCTTAAAGAACACGCTGCTCACGTCGGCAACTTACATCCTACACGAACGTCATCTGTCTCACACAGCTGGTCAACCAAACAGCAAAGAATCTCAGAGATCTGGACTAGTATTTACAATGCTACGAGCTCAAATCAG GAAAGTCATGATCAGCTATTCAGATTCAGAGACAGGGGAGGGCAGGACAAAGGAGAATTCAGTTTGAAGAGTCAAACTTCAAATGAAGG CTACTCTTTCGAGGACAGCCTACACGTTCTGGGTCTGGATGATAGTTTAGAGGAAGGAAGCTCAAATCCAATCCTAACTAGAGGAGCTTACCTGTCCTTGATTTACCTGCGTCATCTCAAACTCAGACGGCTCCAG CGGATTTCTCTCGGGTTGTTAAACTACCTGCGCTCTGTTGAGAGgactttgacctttgaactcGCtggtctgcagctgcaggaaggtGAGCTGTGCAGCACAGCGAAGGAAACGGGCTGGATGAACGCAGCCAGAGGAGGACGAGGGGAGGCAGGAGGTCTCGGCTCGGTGCAGTACAGCCACAACACTCCTGTAGACTACAAC GTCCGTTGCTCAGAGTTCATGGAGTTTGCAGACGTGGAGAATCTTCATGATTTCTACAGCTATGAGGAGCAGTTCATCCACACTCAAGACCACAGAGGGTTTTACATCATGTATGATGCTGCTCTGAAGGActtggaggagctgaagaacgAACTTCTTCTAGTTGGTTCACACTTTATCCAGAGAAACCAGATTATGAAAATGGGAAAACATGAGAGCGTCTCCAACTCAAGAGAAGACATTCAGTCCTGGGCCGGGGCAGATATTGATCGTGTCGCAGTGCTTCTCGACTTGTGGACATGTGAGACTGAGTTTTTGGAGAACAAAGTGCAG CTCTTGAATTGTTACTATGAAGCCTACCAGCATGCAGCAGGGGCAGAGGAGAGGTTTGCATTGGCCCGAGTTATCACTGACATCATGCACAGTAGACCACAGCTGGACCTAAACCAGGATTATTTTGTTCAGGCCTACAGGGCAGAGATCAGCTGCCTGCAGAGCCATAGACAGCTCATCAAAGACATTCTGGACAATCAG ATTGAAAAACAGCGACAGTACCTCCAACGCATTTGGAGAGATGACCGTAAAGGCTCCTCTCGGGATTATGGTCTCCTGCCCAACTACATTCCCAAACATCTGGTCTCACTTGGAGGCAGCAG CCCTGCACTGATGAATGTGTTCCTCCTCGAGGTTCACCCGTCCCTCAGCCTGGCTGCTGCCGTCTATCATGGTTTGATCCAGGCTCACACTGAGCTCTGTCAGCTGCACCAAGTCACTAATGTTTCTAACAAACTTAACCTAAGACAGAAGCTCCTGCAGCAGGCCCTCCACACCTGGAACAACCTGGCATCAGTTGGAGTCTTCTACAGCCCTCAAATACAGAAAGAt TTGTTCTCAGATCTGTTTTTCGAGGACCCAATTTTGGTCCAAAAGGTGGGACAGAGGTCATctacagaggaggaggacatgAATCAAGGAAGAGTGGAAATTTTCTCCAAGCTGCTGGAGCTCGTCACCGTTCGCCATCGACTGCTGGAGTCGGCTTCAGAGACCGCACATCTGGCTCA GATATACAGAAACGTGGCATCAGAGCTCGGCTTTGACGAGTTCCACCTTTACTTGAGGCCGGTGCAGTTTGAGGTTGCTGAACAGAAAACCCCAAAAGAGCAGAGTCCTGTTTTTATCACAGCAATACTGGAGGATGACAGCTCTGTGGACAG ATTCACTCCGTCCCACCTGCCTCTGAGCATCCAGGAGCTGGACGAGAACCACATCTGGAGGTTTAGCTTCAGCTCGGAGGAAGCTGTTATTAAC CTCATGAACAAACAGAGTATTGAGAACCTGCAGGTGACGCTGGCCTGTCAGGTTACACAGAAGAACGCCCTCATAAGTGCCGTGAAACTGGCCTCTCTCTGCTACTGGGCAGGAAATATGAGGACTTCAGCTGAG AGCAGAGACTCTGATGGAGATCTAAAATCTCCAACAAGATTTGACTCCAAACCTGGAAGCGACACCAACAACCTGCAGGAAGACGCTTCACTCCCCAGAGGCTCCACGAGAACTCCCACCACCACGAAGGAACG GCTGATGGAGGCTTTTGTGTCCATCCAGCTGGAAAAAGTAGGAGTGCGTGACGAGATGCTGAATTCATTTATGAAGAAGAAACAGGCCATGGGGGGGCTTCTAAAAACCCCA GAGGAAGCAGCAAAGATCAAAAGGGGGCTCATAATAGACTTTCTCAAGAA ATTCACCACACAGATCTCTCAGTATTGTGTGAGAGCACAGATTGTTGCATATTACTACAGTCTAATGTCCCTTCTGGACGACATCCCCTCCATCCGTCGGTCCCACTTCGTGATTGGACAAGCGGCCGAGCCCAAAGTGATTTTGGATCCAGGAGTTGACGTTCACCCCAATCCCAG ATCCTTTCAGCGTCGGCCACAGCAGCTGATGTCTGAAGACGGCAGGACTCTCATCAACCTGTGGTTCATCCCCCACTTCTCCGAAGTGCTTCACATGTTCAAGACACAAGATGTTTTG GTGTGTGCTGAGGCCCTCCATCACACTCTCCAGATAGTTTCAGGTCTTCATGACATTATTTGTTACCTGGTTAGTTTCTCTAGGCTGGGAAACACAGAAAACTTGTGTAGCTGCCAAAGAAGGCAAAGTGCACCGTGCTCACATCTTGCAGCTGACTGGGGAGGCAGTGAAGGCATCG GAGCTGAACTGCTTGCGATCCAGCGGCAGATCGAGCATCTGTCCGATCCCAGCAATCCAGAGTCTGTCGGTGGACTGCTGCAGCTGCGCAGGCAGGTGCTCCTCCTGCAGTTTGATACAGCTGTCAGACACCTGATCAG GGAGGCGTTCCTCTCTTCTGGTGATATTGCTTCTTACCAGAGTGTGAGTGACAACATGGCGActgctctccctctgctcaGTGACAGTATTCAAACCGACGTGTTCAGTCTCACGCTGCCTGTTCCTCAACCCCTAGAGACTCAGAGCTGTCgg GCACAGACGATGTATCCTTGGAGAAGTTTTATAGCCCGTAGCAGACTGCTCCCTCTACATGTTTGGGATGTTCCACCTATTGAATACTGCATGCAG ctcTGTCTAAGTGGTCTAAGTGATCGCAGCAGACTGCAGGCCAACGCAGCGATCCTCGGTGTGTCGCTGCTTATGGAAGACGTCCTGAACAGTGGAAGAGATGCTGAGCCTGTTCATCTCGATGGCAACAAACACGAGCTTCTGCATGATGTGAAACCTAATGAA GGGGATAAAAACCAGAAGGCTTGTGCATCAAacacctctccttctcttcagGATCCAGTTCGAGTCCAGTCTGTGCTGAAAGGTTTCCTCCTGCTGATGAAGCAGCTTCAGGTCTTCAAGGAGAACTGGGCTCGAACACATCTGGGTGTAGAAGTGTTCAGCACGGCCCGTGTGTATCAACAGTTTGTGAAACTTTATAG aGCTGAAATCTTTTACCCAAGTATGAAAGCTCTGGCTCAACATATGGGTAAGGAGCGTGACTATGAGATCCTGATTTCTGGCAGCCAGTCTCTCCTGCCTCCTCCAGGAGCTTCAGATGTTGATGTGAAAGCCTGGCAG CTGCACAAACTTCTTGAGAGCACCGAGTGCGACATGATCAGGGAGGTGCAGAGGAGGATCAACAGGGAGCTGACTCTGGTGGTTGCAGAGCGAACACGACAAGACACACGTCTCCCCACAg AGCTGTGGAAGAAAGTCCCACTGAAGCACAGTTTGTCCCTGGAGCGGCCGCAGATCGTGGAAATGTTCATGAAGCAGCTGATGGATGGAGCTGAAGAAGCTGAGGGACAGGTAGAGCAGCTCAGCAACGACAGTAATGTCTCTTTACAACTA AAAGAAGACGTCCATGAGTTGAACCTGGAGAACAGCCGTCTGGTCGCACTCATCTGTAAACTCAAGGCTTTGAGTCGATGGAGGCAGGTGGTCAGAGAGGAGAAACTTTATCGACAGCTGCTTCAAACTCAGcag AGAGAGATCACCAGTCGCACCGAGGCCCTGAGAGTGAAGATGACGTCAGAGGAGAAGGTGGTTGTTCAGCAGAAGGAGCTCGACGTCGCCAGGCAGATGTTGACTTCCTGTCAGGCTGAATGCAGCAGCACGAAGAGGCTGCTCAGCAGGAAG ACAGAGGAGCTCCGGGTGGTCAGGCATCAATCTGCACAGGAGGCCCGCAGCAGGCAGGAGCTGGACAGCTACCGAGTGCAGAACCTGGAACAAATGAGAGCCGACGTGGAGGACAGAGACCGACAGCTCAGAGAGCTCAGCGAGCAGCTGGACAGAGGCAGCAGGGTGCATCAGTTACAGAGGCAACGGAGCGCCAAAGAGATCCGTCAG GTGAGAGGACGGCTGCATGAGGAGCGCTGCATCAAACAAGAAGCCTTTCAGCAGCTGGACAAGCTAAAGAACCAGGCTAACGACGTGGAGGCAGCGTTCTCCAGGTGCACTTCTACAACAG GACAAAGCCGGACTTATTACACGCTGTCAGTCAGCAGATTGAGCACCAGAAGTCCCTCAGCAG GTCTACGCCGGGCCAGTCAGCAGCAGTCGGCCCTGCAGCTTGGCAGCATCACAAACTACACCGCTCCTCAGGAGTTCGCTACAGAGCCAAGACACCAGAGAGCAGAAACAGGCAGGAGCCGTTCCAACACAAGAATAGACAGAGCCAAAGCAGTGAGTGAGCCCGAAAGGCACAGTAGAGCGTTTTTCAATGAGTTCAAGTAA
- the foxo3a gene encoding forkhead box protein O3a encodes MAEAQRSGDEPPSNVEIDPDFEPQKRPRSCTWPLPRPESGAGKPGTNDADVIPEEEDDEGGCAEGSAAQTDRGDAVKAREPSSSRGSTSQPVEVQRGACREESADGSPSSAQTPSAAQGGSASQQLRKSSARRNAWGNYSYADLITQAIESAPEKRLTLSQIYDWMVRSVPYFKDKGDSNSSAGWKNSIRHNLSLHSRFVKVQNEGTGKSSWWMVNPEGGKGGKAPRRRAVSMDNSKYIKGARGRATKKKASLQAAQDGSSESSSSLSKWTGSPTSRSSDELDAWTDFRSRTNSNASTLSGRLSPILANLELDEVPDDDSPLSPMLYSSPSSMSPSTGPTGLSDLAGTMNLNDGLSDNLMDDLLDNISLTASQQPPPGEEDDGANSQGSSVFTFSCAGSSLGSPSGSYGPNPLFSPPSITSLRQSPMQTIQENKQTTFSYISHFSDHQTLQDLLSLDSHSHSNVMLTQSDPLMSQASTAIALQNSRRNAILLRKDHMLVNHASASPAQSSSVSGWQAGLSSSDNNACHPDAKQPHLKSPCKNASMQLGSGLSGQDRFPADLDLDVFNGSLECDMDSIIRNELMDADCLDLSFDSRLTSTQNANRNSGSFSSSKQTSPQSWIPS; translated from the exons ATGGCTGAGGCGCAGCGCAGCGGCGACGAGCCGCCGTCAAACGTGGAGATAGACCCGGATTTCGAGCCCCAGAAGCGGCCACGGTCCTGCACTTGGCCTCTGCCCCGACCGGAGTCCGGTGCGGGCAAGCCCGGGACTAATGACGCTGACGTAATCCCcgaagaagaggatgatgagggGGGCTGCGCGGAGGGCAGCGCTGCTCAGACGGACCGCGGTGATGCTGTTAAAGCCCGGGAGCCGAGCAGCAGCCGCGGCTCCACCTCGCAGCCGGTGGAGGTCCAGCGCGGCGCCTGCAGGGAGGAGAGCGCAGACGGCTCTCCGTCCTCCGCACAGACGCCCTCCGCGGCTCAGGGTGGCTCTGCCTCTCAGCAGCTGAGGAAGTCCTCCGCCCGCAGGAACGCCTGGGGTAACTACTCCTATGCAGACCTCATTACCCAGGCCATCGAGAGCGCCCCGGAGAAGAGGCTGACCTTGTCCCAAATCTATGACTGGATGGTGAGGTCTGTGCCATATTTCAAGGACAAAGGCGACAGCAACAGCTCTGCTGGCTGGAAG AATTCCATCCGACACAATCTCTCCCTGCATAGTCGTTTTGTAAAAGTCCAGAATGAAGGAACAGGGAAAAGTTCCTGGTGGATGGTCAACCCTGAAGGTGGCAAAGGAGGCAAAGCTCCCAGGCGACGTGCTGTATCAATGGACAACAGTAAGTACATCAAAGGAGCCAGAGGACGCGCCACCAAGAAGAAAGCGTCACTGCAGGCTGCTCAAGACGGCAGCTCTGAGAGCTCCTCCAGTCTCTCCAAATGGACAGGAAGTCCCACCTCTCGCAGCAGTGACGAGCTGGATGCCTGGACAGACTTCCGTTCCCGGACCAATTCAAACGCCAGCACGCTCAGCGGTCGTCTGTCCCCGATCCTGGCCAACCTGGAGCTGGATGAGGTGCCGGATGATgactctcctctctccccaATGCTGTACTCCAGCCCCAGTAGTATGTCTCCATCCACAGGGCCCACAGGGCTCTCTGACCTGGCGGGTACCATGAACCTCAACGACGGGCTCTCTGACAACCTGATGGACGACCTTTTAGACAATATCAGCTTAACAGCATCCCAGCAACCTCCTCCTGGAGAGGAAGATGACGGAGCCAACAGTCAGGGGAGCTCAGTGTTTACCTTCAGCTGCGCAGGAAGCAGTCTGGGTAGCCCGTCTGGCAGCTACGGGCCAAACCCTCTTTTCAGCCCGCCGTCCATCACAAGCCTGCGCCAGTCGCCAATGCAGACCATCCAAGAGAACAAGCAGACCACCTTCTCCTACATCTCACACTTCAGTGACCACCAGACCCTGCAGGATCTGCTCAGCCTGGACTCGCACAGCCACAGCAATGTCATGCTCACTCAGTCCGACCCGCTGATGTCGCAGGCCAGCACCGCCATAGCCCTGCAGAACTCTCGTCGAAATGCCATACTGCTGCGCAAAGACCACATGTTGGTGAACCACGCCAGTGCAAGTCCGGCCCAAAGCTCTTCAGTGTCTGGTTGGCAAGCTGGCTTGTCATCCTCTGACAACAATGCTTGCCACCCCGACGCCAAGCAGCCGCATCTGAAGTCTCCCTGCAAGAACGCCTCTATGCAGCTCGGCTCTGGTTTGTCCGGCCAGGACCGCTTTCCCGCTGATCTGGACCTGGACGTGTTCAACGGCAGCCTAGAGTGTGACATGGACTCAATCATTCGCAATGAACTGATGGACGCGGATTGCCTGGACCTCAGCTTCGACTCCCGCCTCACCTCCACCCAGAACGCCAACAGGAATTCAGGAAGCTTCTCGAGCTCGAAACAGACCTCACCTCAGAGCTGGATCCCAAGCTGA